One Purpureocillium takamizusanense chromosome 1, complete sequence genomic window carries:
- the NUP84 gene encoding Nucleoporin nup84 (COG:U~COG:Y~EggNog:ENOG503P0IF) — protein MEPEKDDNKTPGIVPGPEVEEFANALDSCLAPGLSVAEKRARVLDLPRKYHENAIRRLIQTTPKRTRDGQGDVDMDAFEPVPAIIDPADLKKTEQLEKEVQTWDLVRRLLPLRYPESRSPQKQSFFSSAHPINPTPARSLQDFVDTDPILKERHAVIQWLQTNASTGPDIDELARELQENAERGDIIAHGWLHTRSTIKHRKRLTAWPHLLERQSSNVGGSHLNADGAPLVTNLDPDATTRQGRKLEPQDDYFERAIWLGCFEHLRRGSKLDTIRDWCQERTEMWRAVSMSGLLLPVDSRESLADAPPASIVLWRRMCLSLARNGGADDYERAVYGLLAGDISSVEKVAETWDDFVFASYNALLRTQLDSFLLGQCPPDVASGITQSFPSFDALHFHGDLDGLERRLIVSLESKSATMEEALEPNKALQASLIANDVDRHLYEQALVMTDDANRHQRSLLLPRILSDGTNITPNKYFGLDQHDGLRIVAHIYVLVALVRHFDALEGHTPDITTSTQWHYSQESILAAYTEYLGQAKLDELIPLYCSILAPPRRFEVLSWNMIHEQDPNRRVTQLKLIKRVGIDVLQFVETLAKLVFEDLGDRSGGESPTEPFSILMDGPPTARQGRGIKADFFGDDEAAISIKEEHAVRSLEWLLQVQVAWPEVLRIGVQVYKHFFKRTHLLAARKLMERVQFDSILQNVTDQEVTDWAMLDDIDFWAQQLEENGITTATPEEVMTNARNYRELECLAKALDGLETLGSLIELSTEAPSGDQPKFWSGVGDAVRVMKERMEPLLGGWLLASIEDGDEELAELRQAYLPETILGFVSGLHYAGTGLSRDHLLETMELATIVAERNSDLTGVFVKAGRMTELVEAFAACSKALAVATGEKRATGSSSKKLRSMGWSRDLWAIKQ, from the exons ATGGAGCCGGAAAAGGACGACAACAAGACGCCCGGCATCGTGCCGGGGCCCGAGGTCGAAGAGTTCGCCAACGCCCTCGACAGCTGCTTGGCTCCTGGGTTGAGCGTGGCCGAAAAGCGGGCGCGCGTCCTGGACCTCCCCCGCAAGTATCACGAGAACGCGATTCGAAGGTTGATACAAACGACGCCGAAGCGCACGCGAGATGGCCAGGGCGATGTTGACATGGACGCCTTTGAGCCCGTCCCCGCCATCATAGACCCCGCGGACCTCAAAAAGACGGAGCAGTTGGAAAAGGAGGTGCAGACGTGGGACCTGGTCCGGAGGCTGCTGCCATTGAGGTATCCCGAATCTCGCTCGCCGCAGAAACAGTCATTCTTTTCGTCTGCGCATCCAATAAACCCGACGCCTGCGCGCTCCCTCCAAGATTTCGTCGACACCGACCCTATACTGAAGGAGCGGCATGCTGTGATTCAGTGGCTCCAGACAAACGCGTCGACCGGCCCCGATATCGATGAGCTGGCGCGGGAGCTGCAGGAAAACGCCGAGAGGGGGGACATCATCGCCCACGGATGGCTACACACTCGATCTACGATCAAGCACCGCAAGCGTCTGACGGCGTGGCCGCATCTTCTGGAGCGCCAGTCCTCCAACGTTGGCGGCTCACATCTCAATGCGGACGGTGCGCCGCTCGTCACCAACCTCGATCCCGACGCCACCACGAGACAGGGCCGCAAGCTTGAGCCTCAAGACGACTACTTTGAGCGGGCTatctggctgggctgctttGAGCACCTCCGCCGGGGCAGCAAGCTGGACACTATCCGCGATTGGTGCCAGGAACGGACGGAGATGTGGAGGGCGGTATCCATGTCCGGCCTGCTACTCCCCGTCGACAGTAGAGAGTCACtggccgacgcgccgcctgcgtcgaTTGTTCTGTGGAGGCGCATGTGCCTGAGCTTAGCCCgcaatggcggcgctgaTGACTATGAGCGCGCCGTGTACGGTCTGCTGGCCGGAGATATCTCAAGCGTTGAGAAGGTGGCCGAAACCTGGGACGACTTCGTGTTTGCAAGCTACAACGCACTGCTGCGAACACAGCTTGACAGCTTTCTGTTGGGACAGTGCCCGCCAGACGTGGCATCCGGCATAACACAGTCATTCCCGTCATTCGACGCGCTACACTTCCACGGCgacctcgatggcctcgaaAGACGACTGATTGTGTCTTTGGAGTCTAAGTCTGCCACAATGGAGGAAGCCCTGGAGCCCAACAAGGCTCTACAGGCTTCGCTGATCGCCAATGACGTCGACCGCCACCTGTACGAGCAGGCATTGGTGATGACCGACGACGCGAACAGGCATCAGCggtcgcttcttcttcctcggaTCCTGTCTGATGGGACCAACATCACGCCGAACAAGTACTTTGGGCTCGACCAACACGACGGCCTCAGGATTGTGGCCCACATCTACGTGCTTGTCGCACTAGTGCGCCACTTTGATGCACTGGAGGGACACACGCCGGACATTACGACCAGCACCCAGTGGCACTATAGCCAAGAGAGCATCCTGGCGGCCTACACCGAGTATCTTGGGCAGGCCAAGTTGGATGAGCTCATCCCCTTGTACTGCTCGATCCTCGCACCCCCTAGGCGGTTTGAGGTTCTGAGCTGGAACATGATACACGAGCAGGACCCGAATAGGCGTGTGACGCAGCTCAAGCTCATCAAgcgcgtcggcatcgacgtcctCCAATTCGTCGAGACGCTGGCCAAACTCGTTTtcgaggacctcggcgaccgtagcggcggcgagtcgccCACGGAGCCGTTCAGCATCCTGATGGACGGCCCCCCCACGGCTCGACAGGGACGTGGTATCAAGGCTGACTTCTTTGGTGACGATGAAGCAGCGATTAGTATCAAGGAGGAGCATGCCGTTCGATCACTGGAGTGGCTGCTCCAAGTCCAGGTTGCGTGGCCTGAGGTCCTTCGCATCGGCGTTCAAGTGTATAAGCACTTCTTCA AACGGACGCATTTGCTTGCGGCGCGAAAGCTGATGGAGCGAGTGCAATTTGACTCGATCCTCCAGAACGTCACCGACCAGGAGGTTACAGACTGGGCAATGCTTGACGACATCGACTTCtgggcgcagcagctcgaggagaacGGGATAACAACGGCGACTCCTGAAGAAGTTATGACGAACGCGCGCAACTACCGCGAGCTTGAGTGCCTCGCCAAGGCtcttgatggcctcgagaCCCTTGGCTCGTTGATTGAGCTCTCCACTGA GGCGCCGAGCGGAGATCAGCCCAAGTTTTGGAGCGGGGTCGGTGACGCCGTCAGGGTGATGAAGGAGAGAATGGAGCCCCTGCTGGGAGGGTGGCTTTTGGCGAGCATCGAGG atggcgacgaggagctggcaGAACTGAGGCAGGCCTACTTGCCGGAAACAATACTGGGCTTCGTAAGCGGCCTGCACTACGCCGGGACCGGCCTCTCGCGGGACCACCTGCTCGAGACCATGGAGCTGGCGACCATTGTGGCAGAGCGGAACTCGGATCTGAcgggcgtcttcgtcaaGGCGGGCAGGATGACGGAGTTGGTGGAGGCGTTTGCAGCCTGCAGcaaggcgctggccgtggcgacgggagagaagagggcgacgggctcgagCAGCAAGAAGCTGCGGTCAATGGGCTGGTCGCGGGACTTGTGGGCCATCAAACAGTGA